From Daucus carota subsp. sativus chromosome 6, DH1 v3.0, whole genome shotgun sequence, the proteins below share one genomic window:
- the LOC108225836 gene encoding uncharacterized protein LOC108225836: protein MIVVEPQGRSGGLALLWKESDQVKLSSLSQNHIDVELTTQDSQTWRLTGFHGEPNRNLRRRTWDLLSNLARDSNLPWCIIGDLNIITSQQDKKGGAAYPQRLIDGFNALLEETGLHDIIKDNWEGDNEGSSIIQKVKQCAEHLDTWGKEITGYFGKRLKACKMQLKQLRDKRDAQSVQQYKDAKHQLHLILDQKELFWRQGSKQLWLNSGDKNTKYFHASCSTCRRINRIHKLKDGNGEWVNWQTGLKPLITEFYSSLFSMEQTNCYEVIGCIAPKISEVQNAELL from the exons ATGATTGTGGTTGAGCCTCAAGGTCGTAGTGGAGGTTTGGCATTACTGTGGAAAGAAAGTGACCAAGTCAAGCTATCTAGTTTATCACAAAATCACATAGATGTGGAGTTAACAACACAGGACTCACAAACCTGGAGATTGACAGGTTTCCATGGGGAGCCTAATCGTAATTTGAGACGAAGAACTTGGGATTTATTGAGCAATCTAGCACGCGACTCTAACTTACCTTGGTGCATCATTGgcgatttaaatattattacatCTCAGCAGGATAAAAAAGGTGGTGCTGCATATCCCCAACGGTTGATTGACGGGTTTAATGCTCTCTTAGAGGAAACAGGGCTTCATGAT ATTATTAAAGACAACTGGGAGGGTGACAATGAAGGCAGTAGTATAATTCAGAAGGTGAAACAATGTGCTGAGCATCTTGATACATGGGGTAAAGAGATAACAGGTTACTTCGGAAAGCGCTTAAAGGCATGTAAAATGCAGTTAAAGCAGTTGCGCGACAAAAGGGATGCTCAATCCGTTCAACAATACAAGGATGCTAAACATCAGCTTCATCTAATTCTCGATCAAAAAGAATTATTCTGGCGACAGGGATCGAAGCAATTGTGGCTAAATTCGGGAGataaaaacacaaaatattTCCATGCATCCTGTAGTACCTGTCGTCGTATCAACAGAATTCATAAATTGAAGGATGGGAACGGGGAATGGGTAAATTGGCAAACTGGCTTGAAGCCTCTTATCACAGAATTTTATTCCTCTCTTTTCAGTATGGAACAAACAAATTGTTATGAGGTAATTGGGTGTATCGCTCCGAAAATCTCTGAGGTCCAAAACGCCGAGTTACTGTAA
- the LOC108227184 gene encoding E3 ubiquitin-protein ligase UPL3, with protein METRSRKRAEATSSAPNSSSSGPTTRSAKRARTSAAAGSSSVVSANTASPVAPAIVTRSRSLKMDEPSGSGSRGGGRRGKSQDKDSSNKGKEKEHEVRIRERNRESRDIERSLGLNLESTVNGGEGNDDDNDSEDGVGMLQQNLTSASSALQGLLRKLGAGLDDLLPSSAMAAASSSQQSGRLKKILLGLEADGEEGKQVEALTQLCEILSIGTEDSLSTFSVDSFVPVLVNLITYMENPDIMLLAARAITHLCDVLPSSCAAVVHYGAVDSFVNKLLTIEYMDLAEQSLQALKKISQEHPTACLRAGALMAVLQYLDFFSTGVQRVALTTAANMCKKLPADAADFVTNAVPLLSQLLQEHDAKVIELAAICLTRIVESFAASPERLDALCDHGLITQVASLISTSSSGGGQASLSTSTYTGLVRLLSTCASGSPLGSKNLLLLGISGILKDILSGSGLVANMSVSPALSSPPEQIFEIVNLANELLPPLPQGTISLPASSNVFVKGSLINVTPVTSEEHEEQDDSIGTEISSREKLLNEQPELLQQFGMDILPVLIQIYGSSVNGPVRHKCLSVIGKLMYFSSADMIQGLLSVTNISSFLAGVLAWKDPQVLVPALQIAEILMNKLPETFSKIFVREGVVHAVDTLIIAGSQGTALPLQTSCQKENDFIPGSSSSRSRRNRRRGGNLNLDGNTAEDTKNSGSAVGSPPNPIEVPTVNSSLRTEVSSSAQAFKDKYFPSDPGSVGAGLSDDLLHLKSLCSRLNAGISSQGTKLKGKSKASGPCITDTSAIKEENLAGIISEILTELSKGDGVSTFEFIGSGVVAALLNYLSCGFSSKDKISKSAISKYHEQAVRRYKSFIAVALPSGPQTKNIPPMSILVQKLQNALSSLERFPVVLSHTARSSNGNVRLSSGLSALVQPFKLRLCRAQGEKSLRDYSSNVVLIDPLASLATVEDFLWPRVQRNESGQKPLSSAAKSESRTTPDVGASSPSNSTPASTTRRLSTRSRTSLNIDDSAKKELAPEKNASSSKGKGKAVLRTSQEDGRGPHTRKAARRKAAADKDVQMKAVEVESSSEDEDLEASPVEVDDEMVIEDDDISDDEDDDDQDDVLGDGSPRVCMMDVVHDVKLGDSADDGLNAPTTSDKQVNAAGVSSSKATTLRSSESSDLRSGSAFGSRGAMSFAAAAMTGLSSSNGRGISAMREQPGRPQASPRLLFYAGGKHLNKHLPIYQAIQRQLVLDEDEDDRYNGSDFISSDGSRLWGDIYTITYKRADSQTERASVGTISSLSTSKSRKPVSASSSSTDSSKQHKSLLDSIFCGELPCDLERSNPTYDILALLRVLEGLNELAPRLRIQSMTDSFAEGKISSLNEFNAAGVWVPGEEFINTKLTPKLARQLQDALALCSGSLPSWCYQLTKACPFLFPFETRRQYFYSTAFGLSRALYRLQQQQGADGHGSMNEREVRVGRLQRQKVRVSRNRILDSAAKVMEMYCSQKAVLEVEYFGEVGTGLGPTLEFYTILSHDLQKTGLEMWRSNFSSDKSMMEVDEKGSKPTSNMYQASEDLIHAPLGLFPRPWSTGADVSDGSKFNKVVEHFRLLGRVLAKALQDGRLLDLPLSTAFYKLLLGQDLDLHDIFSFDVELGKTLLELQALVYRKKYLESVGANDQIADLRFHGTLIEDLCLDFTLPGYPDYNLKLGEDNVDINNLEEYLALVVDATVGVGIRRQLEALRAGFSQVFDISSLQIFTAKELDYLLCGRRELWETETLADHIKFDHGYTAKSPPIVNLLEIMGEFTPEQQQAFCQFVTGAPRLPPGGLAVLNPKLTIVRKHSSTIANTTSSATGASEFADDDLPSVMTCANYLKLPPYSTKEVMYKKLMYAISEGQGSFDLS; from the exons ATGGAAACTCGGAGCCGGAAGAGGGCGGAGGCTACCTCATCAGCCCCTAATTCGTCATCATCTGGTCCAACTACTAGGTCTGCAAAACGTGCTCGTACTTCTGCTGCTGCTGGTTCATCATCTGTAGTTTCTGCTAATACTGCTTCACCTGTTGCTCCTGCAATTGTTACTCGTTCGCGTAGTTTGAAGATGGATGAACCATCGGGTTCAGGTTCACGTGGTGGCGGTCGTCGTGGGAAGAGTCAGGACAAGGATAGTTCGAATAAAGGAAAGGAGAAAGAGCATGAAGTTAGAATTAGGGAAAGGAATAGAGAGAGCAGAGATATTGAGAGGAGCTTAGGGTTGAATTTAGAGTCCACTGTTAATGGAGGAGAGGGTAATGATGATGATAACGACAGTGAGGATGGGGTTGGAATGTTACAACAGAATTTAACTTCTGCTAGTAGTGCACTTCAAGGGCTTTTACGGAAATTAGGAGCTGGATTGGATGATTTGCTCCCATCATCTGCAATGGCTGCTGCTTCTTCCTCTCAGCAGAGTGGCAGGCTAAAGAAAATTTTGTTGGGTTTAGAGGCAGATGGTGAGGAAGGGAAGCAAGTGGAGGCGTTAACTCAACTTTGTGAGATACTTTCAATTGGGACTGAGGACTCACTGAGTACATTTTCAGTAGACTCATTCGTTCCTGTGCTTGTGAATTTGATTACCTATATGGAGAATCCTGACATAATGCTTCTTGCGGCCAGGGCGATTACACACTTATGTGATGTGCTTCCCTCCTCCTGTGCCGCAGTTGTGCACTATGGTGCAGTAGATTCTTTTGTTAATAAACTGCTCACGATTGAGTATATGGATTTGGCCGAACAG TCTCTGCAAGCACTGAAGAAGATATCTCAGGAGCACCCAACTGCTTGTTTACGGGCCGGGGCACTAATGGCAGTGCTCCAGTACCTTGATTTCTTCTCAACTGGTGTCCAG CGTGTGGCACTTACTACTGCTGCAAATATGTGCAAGAAACTCCCTGCTGATGCTGCTGATTTTGTAACAAATGCCGTTCCTTTATTGTCACAACTTCTTCAGGAACATGATGCGAAG GTCATAGAGCTTGCAGCAATATGCTTGACTAGGATTGTGGAGTCATTTGCAGCATCTCCTGAAAGGTTGGATGCACTATGTGATCATGGACTCATTACACAAGTGGCATCACTAATTTCTACCAGTAGTTCTGGAGGTGGACAAGCTTCTCTAAGCACATCCACGTATACG GGTTTGGTTCGCCTACTTTCAACTTGTGCAAGTGGCTCACCTCTAGGATCCAAAAATTTGCTGCTCCTTGGTATTAGTGGCATTCTTAAAGATATACTCTCTGGTTCTGGCCTTGTCGCAAACATGTCTGTTTCTCCTGCATTAAGTAGTCCACCGGAGCAG ATTTTTGAAATTGTGAACCTAGCAAATGAACTTTTGCCTCCTCTGCCTCAAGGAACAATCTCTCTTCCTGCAAGCTCTAATGTATTTGTTAAAGGTTCTCTTATAAATGTGACTCCTGTCACTTCTGAGGAGCATGAGGAACAAGATGATTCGATTGGTACTGAGATATCTTCTCGTGAGAAATTACTAAATGAACAGCCTGAACTCCTGCAGCAATTTGGAATGGATATTCTTCCTGTATTGATTCAG ATATATGGATCCAGTGTGAATGGTCCTGTTCGTCACAAATGCCTTTCTGTTATTGGGAAGCTCATGTACTTTAGCAGCGCAGATATGATACAGGGTCTTTTGAGCGTGACAAATATATCTAG TTTCCTAGCTGGAGTTCTGGCATGGAAGGATCCTCAAGTATTGGTACCTGCCCTTCAAATAGctgagattttaatgaataaacTACCAGAGACgttctccaaaatatttgtAAGGGAAGGTGTGGTACATGCTGTGGACACCCTAATAATAGCTGGATCTCAAGGTACTGCTCTTCCACTGCAGACATCATGTCAAAAGGAGAATGATTTTATACCCGGATCATCATCATCGCGGTCAAGACGTAACCGAAGACGTGGTGGTAACTTAAATTTAGATGGAAACACAGCTGAAGATACCAAAAATTCAGGTTCTGCAGTTGGTTCACCTCCAAATCCCATAGAAGTTCCTACTGTAAATTCCAGTCTCCGTACAGAAGTAAGCTCATCCGCCCAGGCTTTTAAAGATAAATACTTCCCTTCTGATCCCGGGTCTGTCGGGGCTGGTTTATCGGATGATCTTCTACATTTAAAAAGTCTCTGCTCAAGGTTGAATGCTGGAATTAGTAGCCAAGGAACTAAATTGAAAGGAAAATCTAAAGCTTCAGGACCATGTATTACAGATACTTCTGCTATTAAGGAGGAGAATCTTGCTGGGATAATATCTGAGATATTAACAGAGTTAAGCAAAGGGGATGGCGTTTCTACTTTCGAGTTTATTGGTAGTGGGGTTGTAGCTGCTTTGCTCAACTACTTATCCTGTGGATTTTCCTCGAAGGATAAAATATCCAAGTCTGCCATTTCCAAGTACCACGAGCAAGCAGTGAGAAGGTACAAGTCATTTATTGCAGTTGCACTTCCTTCAGGTCCTCAAACGAAAAATATCCCCCCTATGAGTATTCTGGTTCAAAAACTTCAAAATGCTTTGTCCTCGTTGGAGCGTTTTCCAGTTGTGTTAAGTCATACGGCTAGGTCATCTAATGGAAATGTACGGTTGTCATCTGGTTTGAGTGCTTTAGTGCAGCCATTTAAGTTGCGTCTCTGCAGAGCACAGGGAGAAAAATCTCTACGTGATTATTCTTCAAATGTTGTTCTGATTGATCCTTTAGCCAGTTTAGCTACTGTTGAAGACTTTCTTTGGCCTCGAGTTCAACGAAACGAGTCTGGACAGAAGCCTTTGTCATCTGCAGCAAAATCCGAGTCAAGGACAACACCTGATGTTGGTGCTTCATCACCTTCTAACTCGACTCCAGCCTCCACAACTCGACGTCTATCTACAAGATCAAGAACATCTCTTAATATTGACGACAGTGCAAAAAAGGAGTTGGCACCAGAGAAAAATGCAAGCTCATCCAAGGGGAAGGGAAAGGCCGTTTTGAGGACCAGTCAAGAGGATGGAAGAGGACCACATACGAGGAAGGCTGCTCGTAGAAAAGCTGCTGCGGATAAAGATGTACAGATGAAAGCTGTAGAAGTAGAATCAAGCTCAGAG GATGAGGACTTGGAAGCATCTCCTGTTGAGGTTGATGATGAAATGGTGATCGAAGATGACGATATCTCTGACGATGAAGATGACGATGACCAGGATGAT GTACTTGGAGATGGCTCCCCACGTGTTTGTATGATGGACGTAGTGCATGATGTTAAATTAGGTGATTCAGCTGATGATGGTCTTAATGCCCCTACAACAAGTGATAAACAGGTGAATGCAGCTGGTGTATCTAGCAGCAAAGCCACAACATTAAGGAGCTCAGAGTCTTCAGATCTTAGGAGTGGCTCCGCTTTTGGTTCAAGAGGTGCTATGTCATTTGCTGCTGCTGCGATGACTGGCCTTTCATCATCAAATGGTAGAGGTATCAGCGCAATGAGGGAACAGCCTGGAAGACCTCAAGCATCTCCCAGGCTATTGTTTTATGCAGGTGGGAAGCATCTAAATAAGCATTTGCCCATTTATCAGGCGATTCAGCGACAACTTGTACTTGATGAGGATGAGGATGATAGATACAATGGTAGTGATTTTATTTCTAGCGATGGAAGCAGGCTATGGGGTGATATATATACCATTACATACAAAAGAGCAGACAGCCAAACTGAAAGGGCTTCAGTTGGAACAATAAGCTCTTTGTCCACATCTAAATCAAGAAAGCCAGTCTCTGCATCCAGTTCCTCAACTGATTCATCAAAGCAGCACAAGTCGCTCTTGGATAGTATTTTCTGTGGAGAACTTCCATGTGACCTCGAAAGAAGTAATCCAACTTATGATATACTGGCTCTGTTACGTGTATTAGAAGGGTTGAACGAGCTAGCTCCACGTTTGCGTATACAGTCAATGACTGACAGTTTCGCTGAAGGGAAAATATCAAGCTTAAATGAATTTAATGCAGCTGGTGTCTGGGTCCCTGGTGAAGAGTTTATAAATACTAAACTTACTCCAAAGTTAGCAAGACAGTTACAGGATGCACTGGCACTTTGTAGTGGAAGCCTTCCGTCATGGTGTTACCAGTTAACAAAAGCGTGCCCATTTTTGTTTCCATTTGAGACGCGTCGTCAGTACTTCTATTCAACTGCTTTTGGTTTGTCTCGTGCTTTGTATCGTCTTCAACAACAGCAGGGTGCAGATGGTCATGGCTCAATGAATGAGAGAGAGGTGCGGGTAGGGAGATTGCAGCGCCAAAAAGTCCGTGTGTCTCGAAATCGTATCCTTGACTCTGCTGCCAAAGTTATGGAGATGTATTGTAGCCAGAAAGCTGTTCTTGAAGTAGAATATTTTGGTGAAGTTGGTACTGGACTGGGACCAACCTTAGAGTTCTACACTATATTGAGTCACGATCTACAGAAGACTGGACTTGAAATGTGGAGGTCTAATTTTTCATCTGATAAATCCATGATGGAAGTTGACGAGAAAGGTAGTAAGCCCACTAGTAATATGTATCAAGCTTCTGAGGATCTAATCCATGCACCTCTTGGGCTGTTTCCGCGTCCTTGGTCAACAGGTGCAGATGTATCTGATGGCAGCAAGTTCAACAAAGTTGTTGAACACTTTCGATTGCTTGGCCGTGTTTTGGCGAAGGCTCTTCAAGATGGAAGGCTTTTAGATCTGCCATTATCGACAGCATTTTATAAGCTTTTGCTTGGTCAG GACCTTGATCTGCATGATATATTTTCTTTCGATGTTGAGTTGGGGAAGACATTGCTTGAATTGCAAGCTCTTGTTTACCGGAAGAAGTACCTGGAATCAGTGGGTGCTaatgatcaaattgctgacctAAGATTTCACGGGACTCTAATTGAAGATCTCTGCTTAGATTTCACACTACCTGGCTATCCAGATTACAATCTGAAGCTAGGCGAGGATAAT GTGGATATAAACAATTTGGAGGAATATCTTGCCCTTGTAGTTGATGCTACAGTAGGGGTGGGTATTAGGAGACAATTAGAAGCACTGAGAGCCGGGTTTAGTCAG GTGTTTGACATTTCGTCTTTACAAATTTTTACTGCAAAGGAGTTGGACTACTTGCTTTGTGGTCGTAGAGAATTGTGGGAG ACGGAGACCTTAGCGGATCACATAAAGTTTGACCACGGCTACACTGCGAAGAGTCCTCCAATTGTTAAT TTACTTGAGATTATGGGGGAATTCACCCCAGAGCAGCAACAAGCTTTTTGTCAATTTGTGACTGGTGCACCCCGACTTCCACCGGGAGGTTTGGCAGTGCTAAATCCGAAGCTGACCATTGTCAGAAAG CATTCATCAACAATTGCCAATACAACATCTAGTGCGACTGGGGCATCAGAATTTGCTGATGATGATCTGCCAAGTGTTATGACATGTGCTAATTACCTGAAACTCCCTCCTTATTCTACTAAG GAAGTCATGTACAAGAAACTTATGTATGCAATCAGCGAAGGGCAGGGATCTTTTGATTTGTCATAG